A window of Juglans regia cultivar Chandler chromosome 7, Walnut 2.0, whole genome shotgun sequence contains these coding sequences:
- the LOC109004025 gene encoding uncharacterized RNA-binding protein C1827.05c produces MGIKAKKAMKKKLKKASSHLSVSARKNEAPDFLPLEGGPGRKIPEQKPPEDKVTVLYIGRIPHGFYEKEMEGFFSQFGKIKRLRIARNKKTGKSKHFGFIEFESPEVAKIVADCMHNQLLFEHLLQVYPIPPQHVHPKLWRGFNYRYKPVDRVQIERKLQNKERTFEEQNKLVENIMKRDLKRQKRIEAAGIEYECPEIVGSIQPAPKKIKFADE; encoded by the exons ATGGGGATCAAGGCAAAGAAAGCCAtgaagaagaaattgaagaaggCTTCTTCGCACTTATCAGTTTCCGCGCGCAAAAATGAAGCTCCCGACTTCTTG CCTCTAGAAGGTGGTCCTGGGCGGAAAATTCCTGAACAGAAACCACCTGAGGATAAAGTTACAGTTCTCTACATTGGTCGGATACCGCATGGGTTCTATGAGAAGGAAATGGAAG GTTTCTTTTCACAATTCGGTAAAATCAAGAGACTAAGAATTGCACGGAATAAAAAG ACAGGAAAATCAAAGCATTTTGGCTTCATCGAGTTTGAGTCTCCTGAG GTGGCCAAAATTGTTGCTGATTGTATGCATAATCAGCTATTGTTTGAGCACCTTTTGCAGGTCTACCCTATTCCTCCGCAGCACGTTCATCCAAAATT ATGGAGGGGTTTTAATTACCGATACAAGCCAGTCGACCGGGTTCAAATTGAACGAAAGCTGCAAAATAAG GAAAGAACATTCGAAGAACAGAACAAGTTGGTAGAAAATATCATGAAGCGAGATCTGAAACGGCAAAAGAGAATAGAGGCTGCTGGCATTGAATATGAATGCCCAGAAATT GTGGGTAGCATCCAGCCTGCTCCAAAGAAGATAAAGTTTGCCGATGAGTAG
- the LOC108991281 gene encoding receptor-like protein kinase 2: MSSMPSSRQSFFSSFYNPSSSSSTFFFFLFLIALLYTPASTANHEAFILFSWLHSSTSPPPLSFSNWNILDTNPCNWTSITCSPQGLVTEISIQSVQLELPLPSNLSSFRALHKLVISDANLTGTIPAEIGDCIGLKTIDLGSNNLFGSIPPSIGNLQYLEDLILNSNKLTGKIPVELCSCTRLKNLLLFDNLLGGSILSEIGRLSSLEILRTGGNKDITGKIPDELGDCSNLTVLGLADTRISGSLPASLGGLSKLQTLSIYTTMVSGEIPSEIGNCSELVNLFLYENSLSGSIPPELGKLKKLEQLMLWQNSLVGVIPEEIGNCSSLKMIDISLNSLSGTIPLTLGGLSELQDFMISNNNVSGFIPSNLSNATNLLQLQFDTNQISGLIPPELGMLSNLTVFFAWDNQLEGSIPSTLDSCRNLEALDLSHNALTGSIPPGLFQLQNLTKLLLISNDISGSIPPEIGNCSSLVRLRLGSNRIASGIPNTIGNLRRLNFLDLAGNRLSRSVPDEIGSCTELQMIDLSNNILEGPTPNSFSSLSGLQVLDISSNKISGQIPASFGRLVSLNKLILSRNSFSGLIPPSLGLCSSLQLLDLSNNELTGGIPTELGRIEALEIALNLSYNGLTGPIPTQISALNKLSILDLSHNKLEGDLNPLSGLVNLVSLNVSYNNFTGYLPDNKLFRQLSPMDLAGNQGLCSSSHDSCFLGDVGRTGLARNEDDLRRSRKLKLAIALLITLTVAMLVMGMTAVIRARRSIRNDDDSELGDLWPWQFTPFQKLSFSVDQVLRCLIDANVIGKGCSGVVYRADMDNGEVIAVKKLWPSTTAGADDCNDDKCGVRDSFSAEVKTLGSIRHKNIVRFLGCCWNRNTRLLMYDYMPNGSLGSLLHERTGNALEWELRYQILLGAAQGLAYLHHDCAPPIVHRDIKANNILIGLEFEPYIADFGLAKLVEDGDFARSSNTVAGSYGYIAPEYGYMMKITEKSDIYSFGVVVLEVLTGKQPIDPTIPEGIHLVDWVRQKRGGIEVLDPSLLSRPESDIEEMMQALGIAILCVNSSPDERPTMKDVAAMLKEIKHEREEYAKVDALLIKGSPVNNVQENKNSSGVPATSSSRPAMQSLLSKSNNTSFSASSLLYSSSSSAKI, encoded by the exons ATGTCGTCGATGCCCAGCTCGAGGCAatctttcttctcctccttctacaatccctcttcttcttcttctacattctttttcttcctcttcctcattgCTCTTCTCTACACCCCTGCTTCCACAGCAAACCATGAAGCCTTCATTCTCTTCTCTTGGCTCCACAGCTCCACTTCCCCACCACCGTTGTCTTTCTCCAACTGGAACATACTTGACACCAACCCATGTAATTGGACGTCCATAACATGCTCCCCACAAGGGTTAGTCACCGAAATTAGTATACAATCTGTCCAGCTCGAGCTTCCATTGCCTTCCAATCTCTCTTCCTTTCGCGCTCTTCATAAACTAGTTATATCTGATGCCAATCTCACTGGAACCATCCCAGCAGAGATTGGTGATTGCATTGGACTTAAAACCATAGACCTTGGATCAAATAATCTTTTTGGCTCAATCCCTCCAAGCATAGGCAATCTCCAATACCTCGAGGACTTGATATTGAACTCCAACAAACTCACTGGGAAAATCCCAGTTGAGCTATGCAGTTGCACAAGGCTAAAAAACCTCCTGCTTTTCGATAATCTGCTAGGCGGGTCAATTCTCTCCGAGATTGGCAGATTGTCGAGCCTTGAAATTCTTCGAACAGGCGGAAACAAGGACATTACTGGGAAAATCCCTGATGAGCTTGGAGACTGCAGCAATTTGACAGTGTTGGGGCTGGCTGATACCAGAATTTCAGGCTCTTTACCGGCCTCATTAGGTGGGCTTAGCAAGCTTCAGACTTTGTCAATCTACACTACAATGGTATCTGGTGAAATACCTTCTGAAATAGGTAACTGCTCTGAGCTTGTAAACTTGTTTCTTTATGAAAATAGCCTCTCTGGTTCAATACCGCCAGAGCTTGGAAAGCTTAAAAAACTAGAGCAGTTGATGCTGTGGCAGAATAGTCTTGTTGGGGTGATCCCAGAAGAAATTGGCAATTGCAGTAGCTTGAAAATGATTGATATATCATTGAATTCTCTATCCGGAACCATACCTTTAACTTTAGGTGGCCTTTCGGAGCTTCAAGATTTCATGATTAGTAATAACAATGTGTCCGGATTCATACCGTCAAATCTTTCCAATGCTACAAATCTTTTACAATTACAATTTGATACAAATCAGATCTCAGGTTTGATCCCACCAGAGCTTGGGATGTTGTCAAATCTCACGGTGTTCTTTGCTTGGGATAACCAGCTTGAAGGAAGCATTCCTTCCACTTTGGATAGTTGTAGAAATCTCGAAGCACTAGATTTATCTCACAATGCCCTCACAGGTAGTATTCCTCCGGGCCtgtttcagctccaaaacctcACAAAGCTGCTCTTGATTTCCAATGATATTTCGGGTTCAATACCACCAGAAATTGGCAATTGCAGTTCTCTTGTGAGGCTACGGCTTGGAAGCAACAGGATTGCTAGTGGGATTCCTAACACAATAGGTAATCTCAGGAGATTAAATTTTCTTGATCTGGCTGGAAATCGTCTTTCTAGGTCGGTGCCGGATGAGATTGGAAGTTGTACAGAATTGCAAATGATAGACCTCAGCAACAACATTTTAGAAGGTCCTACACCTAATTCATTTTCATCTCTATCCGGGCTCCAGGTCTTGGATATttcgtccaacaaaatttccgGTCAAATTCCAGCAAGCTTTGGTCGTCTTGTTTCCTTAAACAAGCTCATTCTAAGTAGGAATTCATTCTCTGGATTGATTCCTCCATCTCTCGGTCTTTGTTCAAGTCTCCAATTGCTTGATCTCAGCAACAATGAGCTTACAGGTGGAATCCCAACGGAACTGGGTCGGATTGAAGCTCTCGAGATCGCTCTCAATCTCAGTTACAATGGACTCACTGGGCCAATCCCGACTCAGATATCTGCTCTCAATAAACTTTCCATCCTAGACCTTTCTCATAACAAGCTAGAGGGGGATTTGAATCCACTTTCTGGGCTTGTGAATCTTGTTTCGCTCAATGTCTCCTACAATAACTTTACTGGTTATCTTCCTGACAACAAGCTTTTTCGGCAATTATCACCAATGGATCTAGCTGGAAACCAAGGACTCTGTTCTTCGAGCCACGACTCATGTTTCTTGGGCGATGTTGGCAGGACAGGACTAGCAAGAAATGAGGATGATCTAAGGCGGTCGCGGAAACTTAAACTAGCAATTGCCTTGCTGATCACCCTGACAGTGGCAATGCTGGTTATGGGGATGACTGCAGTCATAAGGGCACGAAGAAGCATCAGAAATGATGATGACTCGGAATTGGGAGACTTGTGGCCATGGCAATTCACTCCATTCCAGAAACTAAGTTTCTCTGTAGACCAAGTGCTGAGATGCTTAATAGATGCCAACGTGATTGGAAAAGGGTGTTCTGGGGTCGTTTATCGAGCAGATATGGACAACGGTGAAGTGATTGCAGTGAAAAAGCTCTGGCCTTCGACAACTGCTGGAGCCGACGACTGTAATGACGATAAATGTGGAGTTCGTGATTCCTTCTCTGCAGAGGTGAAAACCCTTGGCTCAATCCGTCATAAGAACATTGTCAGGTTCCTGGGCTGCTGTTGGAATCGAAACACAAGGTTGCTCATGTATGATTATATGCCTAATGGAAGCCTGGGAAGTCTACTCCATGAGAGGACGGGAAATGCCTTGGAATGGGAACTCAGGTACCAAATTTTGTTGGGAGCAGCACAAGGCCTCGCTTATTTACACCATGATTGTGCCCCTCCAATTGTTCACAGGGACATCAAGGCCAACAACATCCTAATTGGTCTTGAATTTGAGCCTTATATTGCTGATTTTGGCCTAGCCAAGCTTGTTGAGGATGGAGACTTTGCGCGGTCTTCCAATACTGTTGCTGGCTCTTATGGATACATTGCTCCTG AATATGGATACATGATGAAGATCACCGAAAAGAGTGACATTTACAGCTTCGGCGTAGTGGTCTTGGAGGTCTTGACAGGAAAGCAACCAATCGATCCAACAATACCAGAAGGGATCCATCTAGTGGATTGGGTTAGACAAAAGAGAGGAGGAATTGAGGTCCTTGATCCAAGCCTCCTATCTAGACCAGAATCAGATATAGAGGAAATGATGCAAGCATTAGGCATAGCCATATTATGCGTAAACTCCTCCCCTGATGAAAGACCAACCATGAAAGATGTGGCGGCAATGCTCAAGGAAATTAAACATGAAAGAGAGGAGTATGCAAAGGTGGATGCCCTCCTGATCAAGGGTTCTCCAGTAAACAATGTTCAAGAAAATAAGAACTCAAGTGGTGTTCCAGCCACTTCATCATCAAGACCTGCTATGCAAAGCTTGCTCTCTAAAAGCAATAACACTAGCTTTTCTGCCTCTTCACTACTTTACTCATCTTCCTCCAGTgccaaaatttaa